In Dermacentor silvarum isolate Dsil-2018 chromosome 2, BIME_Dsil_1.4, whole genome shotgun sequence, the following proteins share a genomic window:
- the LOC119440320 gene encoding PE-PGRS family protein PE_PGRS5, whose amino-acid sequence MLNLAELGVPGELGTLPSSGDAEARDTGQSHGICNGDGFKAGGAGAALVTGDGVDDEHGVTREFRGTFNSGDSEPSAIGEFRDVGNGDDTEPGGTSKFCDVSDIIDGGTGEFCSDVGDADPGGIGEFRDVGNSDDTESGGMGKFRDVSDISDGGTSEFCSDVGDCDDTEPGGISEFCDVGNSVDAESEGTTKFRDVNDTDDTGSNDTSKFRDVGDSGSSAVRDVTGTGDTEPGAIGRFCDAGDSVDAGSTGTDEFPDVGNSDDAEKGGAGAFRDAGNFEGGELMAASDVDTVCKRGIFRTAERKHR is encoded by the coding sequence ATGCTAAACTTGGCTGAGCTCGGCGTCCCCGGCGAGCTAGGAACGCTCCCCAGTAGTGGCGACGCAGAAGCCCGCGACACCGGCCAGTCCCACGGCATATGCAACGGTGACGGCTTCAAGGCTGGTGGTGCCGGTGCCGCACTCGTCACCGGCGACGGTGTCGACGACGAGCACGGAGTCACACGTGAGTTCCGTGGCACCTTCAACAGTGGCGATTCCGAGCCAAGCGCCATCGGTGAGTTCCGTGACGTCGGCAACGGCGACGACACCGAACCCGGCGGCACATCCAAGTTCTGTGACGTCAGCGACATTATCGACGGCGGCACCGGAGAGTTCTGCAGTGACGTCGGCGACGCCGACCCCGGCGGCATTGGTGAGTTCCGCGACGTCGGCAACAGTGATGACACCGAGTCTGGTGGCATGGGAAAGTTCCGTGACGTCAGCGACATTAGCGACGGCGGTACCAGCGAGTTCTGCAGTGACGTGGGCGACTGTGACGACACTGAGCCCGGCGGCATTAGTGAGTTCTGTGACGTCGGCAACAGTGTTGACGCTGAGTCCGAAGGTACCACTAAGTTTCGTGACGTTAACGACACTGATGACACCGGTTCCAATGACACCAGCAAGTTCCGTGACGTCGGCGACAGTGGCAGCAGCGCGGTCCGTGACGTAACTGGCACTGGTGACACCGAGCCCGGTGCCATTGGCAGGTTCTGTGACGCCGGCGACAGTGTTGACGCTGGGTCCACTGGCACAGACGAATTCCCAGACGTCGGCAACAGTGACGATGCCGAGAAGGGAGGCGCCGGTGCGTTCCGTGATGCCGGCAACTTCGAAGGCGGCGAGCTCATGGCAGCTTCGGACGTGGACACTGTCTGCAAGCGCGGCATATTCAGGACAGCCGAACGAAAACATCGGTAG